A single Bos mutus isolate GX-2022 chromosome 25, NWIPB_WYAK_1.1, whole genome shotgun sequence DNA region contains:
- the DNAAF5 gene encoding dynein axonemal assembly factor 5 isoform X2 produces the protein MAALVAPEAAAPQGPTEAGETTEAAELSRSLSRLLPGLEADSKLGRRRALEALQRVLEAAQPEAPDADPDAAAAAFQGPWVHLLLPRLLRRLTDPAEGCRALAVHLLGLGLRRAARPRDALPRLLPALAARLASPEPARRPPPEACEELRLALVQLLGLAVRLTGAAFAPHLDDAVRALRCTLLDPFAAVRRESCECAAGLARATPDHFHMQSESLIGPLMQSISHQHWKVRVAVIEATGAAIQFGSGKSVDDVLPHFAQRLFDDVPQVRQAVMRVVGGWLLSLRDRYSFFHKLIPLLLSGFHDEIPEIACEASTLWEQVGLQWQTENEEDLKDKLDFASPPPAHHPSPGSRPGLGCRELVFRNLSKILPAVCHDIDDWVAGTRVKSAQLLAVLLLHAEDHVTQHLEPVLRALLRACADEEAAVVSSCTRSAELVGTFVSPEVFLKLILSTLRKSPSPSGLLVLASLIQGCPREALRPHVKVIAMELAQAHICQGSENRLYGERLLQCVQAVVSAGREDCRGAGEPLLEVLVTVLALWGPTGLGDKVQETLAALAAVEGMDGSQDLFRAHVSPLLEWLAASHRDWTGHSVELLQLDVVLSHSGPALGEALPQLVPILRSCLQPARDPAMRLKLFSTLTGVLLGAPETVDSQGQLHGYLDTLLQDIFVPNLQWHAGRTAAAIRTAAVSCLWALVSSGALSDGQIQDMQETLMPQILTTLEEDSQMTRLISCRIINLFLKTSNGVIDPDKLIKIYPELLKRLDDVSDDVRLAATSALVTWLQRVQSEASKCCYQSSVRHLYRELLVYLDDPEHAVQDAVLEALKAGSVLFPDLLVKETEAVLHKHRSPTYCEQLLQHLQALPPAQ, from the exons ATGGCGGCGCTGGTAGCGCCTGAGGCCGCGGCGCCCCAGGGCCCGACAGAAGCTGGGGAGACGACCGAGGCGGCGGAACTGAGCCGCTCCCTGAGCCGCCTGCTGCCCGGGCTGGAGGCCGACAGCAAGCTGGGTCGGCGGCGCGCTCTGGAGGCGCTGCAGCGGGTGCTGGAGGCGGCGCAGCCCGAGGCGCCCGACGCCGACCCCGACGCCGCGGCCGCGGCCTTCCAGGGCCCGTGGGTGCACCTGCTGCTGCCGCGCCTGCTGCGCCGCCTGACTGACCCGGCCGAGGGCTGCCGCGCGCTGGCCGTGCACCTGCTGGGGCTGGGCCTGCGGCGCGCCGCGCGGCCCCGCGACGCCCTCCCGCGCCTGCTACCCGCGCTCGCCGCGCGGTTGGCCAGCCCCGAGCCCGCGCGCCGCCCGCCGCCCGAGGCCTGTGAGGAGCTGCGCCTGGCGCTCGTGCAGCTGCTCGGCCTGGCCGTGCGCCTCACCGGCGCCGCGTTCGCGCCGCACCTGGACGACGCGGTGCGCGCGCTGCGCTGCACGCTGCTTGACCCCTTCGCCGCCGTGCGCCGCGAGAGCTGCGAGTGCGCCGCCGGCCTGGCGCGCGCCACGCCAG ACCACTTCCACATGCAGTCGGAGTCCCTGATCGGCCCCCTGATGCAGTCCATCTCCCACCAGCACTGGAAGGTGCGCGTGGCCGTCATCGAGGCCACGGGCGCGGCAATCCAGTTCGGCAGCGGGAAGTCAGTGGATGATGTCCTTCCGCACTTTGCTCAGCGGCTATTCGACGACGTTCCCCAG GTGCGCCAGGCGGTGATGCGCGTGGTGGGCGGCTGGCTGCTGAGCCTGCGGGACCGCTACTCCTTCTTCCACAAGCTCATCCCACTCCTGCTGAGCGGCTTCCACGACGAGATCCCCGAGATCGC GTGTGAGGCGAGCACCCTCTGGGAGCAGGTCGGCCTGCAGTGGCAGACGGAGAACGAGGAAGACCTCAAGGACAAGCTGGACTTTgccagccctcccccagcccaccacCCATCGCCAG GGAGCCGCCCGGGGCTGGGCTGCCGAGAGCTCGTGTTCAGAAACCTCTCCAAGATCCTCCCCGCAGTCTGTCACGACATCGATGACTGGGTGGCGGGCACCAGGGTGAAGTCGGCGCAGCTGCTGGCCGTGTTGCTGCTGCACGCAGAGGACCACGTCACACagcacctagagcccgtgttGCGCGCCCTGCTCCGCGCCTGTGCCGACGAGGAGGCGGCCGTGGTCAGCAGC tGCACGAGGTCTGCAGAGCTGGTTGGCACCTTCGTTAGCCCGGAGGTGTTTCTGAAGCTGATCTTGTCGACACTGAGGAAGTCACCCTCGCCCTCTGGCCTCCTGGTCCTTGCCTCCCTCATCCAAGGCTGCCCGAGGGAGGCTCTGCGGCCACACGTGAAGGTCATCGCCATGGAGCTGGCGCAGGCTCACATCTGCCAAGGGTCTGAAAAT CGCCTGTACGGCGAGCGCCTGCTGCAGTGCGTGCAGGCCGTGGTGTCCGCGGGCCGGGAGGACTGCCGAGGGGCCGGCGAGCCGCTCCTGGAGGTGCTGGTGACCGTGCTGGCGCTGTGGGGGCCCACGGGCCTCGGCGACAAG GTTCAGGAGACGCTGGCCGCGCTGGCTGCGGTGGAGGGCATGGACGGCAGCCAGGACCTCTTCCGAGCACATGTGAGCCCCCTCCTGGAGTGGCTGGCTGCCTCGCACCGGGACTGGACCGGCCACTCCGTGGAGCTCCTGCAGTTGGACGTGGTGCTCAGCCACTCAG GCCCTGCCCTCGGAGAAGCCCTGCCCCAGCTGGTCCCCATCCTCAGGAGCTGCCTTCAGCCGGCCAGGGACCCAGCCATGCGCCTGAAGCTCTTCTCCACCCTGACGGGCGTGCTGCTGGGAGCCCCAGAGACGGTGGATTCACAGGG GCAGCTTCACGGCTACCTGGACACCCTGCTCCAGGACATCTTCGTCCCCAACCTGCAGTGGCATGCCGGGAGGACGGCCGCAGCCATCCGCACGGCGGCCGTGTCCTGCCTCTGGGCGCTTGTCAGCAGCGGGGCCCTGTCGGACGGGCAG ATACAGGACATGCAGGAAACATTGATGCCTCAAATTCTGACCACCCTGGAAGAAGATTCTCAGATGACTCGATTGATTTCATGCCGGATCATTAACCTGTTTTTAAAGACCTCTAATGGTGTGATTGACCCAGACAAACTCATCAAGATTTATCCTG AACTCCTAAAGCGCCTGGACGACGTTTCTGACGATGTGAGGCTGGCAGCCACCTCCGCCCTGGTCACCTGGCTGCAGCGCGTCCAGAGCGAGGCCTCGAAGTGCTGCTACCAGAGCAGCGTCCGGCACCTGTACCGCGAGCTCCTCGTGTACCTCGACGACCCGGAGCACGCCGTCCAGGACGCGGTGCTGG AGGCCCTCAAAGCAGGCAGCGTCCTCTTCCCCGACCTCCTGGTGAAAGAGACAGAGGCTGTCCTCCACAAGCACCGCTCGCCCACCTACTGCGAGCAGCTCCTGCAGCACCTACAGGCCCTGCCGCCTGCCCAGTGA
- the DNAAF5 gene encoding dynein axonemal assembly factor 5 isoform X1, producing MAALVAPEAAAPQGPTEAGETTEAAELSRSLSRLLPGLEADSKLGRRRALEALQRVLEAAQPEAPDADPDAAAAAFQGPWVHLLLPRLLRRLTDPAEGCRALAVHLLGLGLRRAARPRDALPRLLPALAARLASPEPARRPPPEACEELRLALVQLLGLAVRLTGAAFAPHLDDAVRALRCTLLDPFAAVRRESCECAAGLARATPDHFHMQSESLIGPLMQSISHQHWKVRVAVIEATGAAIQFGSGKSVDDVLPHFAQRLFDDVPQVRQAVMRVVGGWLLSLRDRYSFFHKLIPLLLSGFHDEIPEIACEASTLWEQVGLQWQTENEEDLKDKLDFASPPPAHHPSPGSRPGLGCRELVFRNLSKILPAVCHDIDDWVAGTRVKSAQLLAVLLLHAEDHVTQHLEPVLRALLRACADEEAAVVSSCTRSAELVGTFVSPEVFLKLILSTLRKSPSPSGLLVLASLIQGCPREALRPHVKVIAMELAQAHICQGSENRLYGERLLQCVQAVVSAGREDCRGAGEPLLEVLVTVLALWGPTGLGDKVQETLAALAAVEGMDGSQDLFRAHVSPLLEWLAASHRDWTGHSVELLQLDVVLSHSGPALGEALPQLVPILRSCLQPARDPAMRLKLFSTLTGVLLGAPETVDSQGQLHGYLDTLLQDIFVPNLQWHAGRTAAAIRTAAVSCLWALVSSGALSDGQIQDMQETLMPQILTTLEEDSQMTRLISCRIINLFLKTSNGVIDPDKLIKIYPGRTFCPRSRVCVFDNCFCRRKNGKRSLCFLSELLKRLDDVSDDVRLAATSALVTWLQRVQSEASKCCYQSSVRHLYRELLVYLDDPEHAVQDAVLEALKAGSVLFPDLLVKETEAVLHKHRSPTYCEQLLQHLQALPPAQ from the exons ATGGCGGCGCTGGTAGCGCCTGAGGCCGCGGCGCCCCAGGGCCCGACAGAAGCTGGGGAGACGACCGAGGCGGCGGAACTGAGCCGCTCCCTGAGCCGCCTGCTGCCCGGGCTGGAGGCCGACAGCAAGCTGGGTCGGCGGCGCGCTCTGGAGGCGCTGCAGCGGGTGCTGGAGGCGGCGCAGCCCGAGGCGCCCGACGCCGACCCCGACGCCGCGGCCGCGGCCTTCCAGGGCCCGTGGGTGCACCTGCTGCTGCCGCGCCTGCTGCGCCGCCTGACTGACCCGGCCGAGGGCTGCCGCGCGCTGGCCGTGCACCTGCTGGGGCTGGGCCTGCGGCGCGCCGCGCGGCCCCGCGACGCCCTCCCGCGCCTGCTACCCGCGCTCGCCGCGCGGTTGGCCAGCCCCGAGCCCGCGCGCCGCCCGCCGCCCGAGGCCTGTGAGGAGCTGCGCCTGGCGCTCGTGCAGCTGCTCGGCCTGGCCGTGCGCCTCACCGGCGCCGCGTTCGCGCCGCACCTGGACGACGCGGTGCGCGCGCTGCGCTGCACGCTGCTTGACCCCTTCGCCGCCGTGCGCCGCGAGAGCTGCGAGTGCGCCGCCGGCCTGGCGCGCGCCACGCCAG ACCACTTCCACATGCAGTCGGAGTCCCTGATCGGCCCCCTGATGCAGTCCATCTCCCACCAGCACTGGAAGGTGCGCGTGGCCGTCATCGAGGCCACGGGCGCGGCAATCCAGTTCGGCAGCGGGAAGTCAGTGGATGATGTCCTTCCGCACTTTGCTCAGCGGCTATTCGACGACGTTCCCCAG GTGCGCCAGGCGGTGATGCGCGTGGTGGGCGGCTGGCTGCTGAGCCTGCGGGACCGCTACTCCTTCTTCCACAAGCTCATCCCACTCCTGCTGAGCGGCTTCCACGACGAGATCCCCGAGATCGC GTGTGAGGCGAGCACCCTCTGGGAGCAGGTCGGCCTGCAGTGGCAGACGGAGAACGAGGAAGACCTCAAGGACAAGCTGGACTTTgccagccctcccccagcccaccacCCATCGCCAG GGAGCCGCCCGGGGCTGGGCTGCCGAGAGCTCGTGTTCAGAAACCTCTCCAAGATCCTCCCCGCAGTCTGTCACGACATCGATGACTGGGTGGCGGGCACCAGGGTGAAGTCGGCGCAGCTGCTGGCCGTGTTGCTGCTGCACGCAGAGGACCACGTCACACagcacctagagcccgtgttGCGCGCCCTGCTCCGCGCCTGTGCCGACGAGGAGGCGGCCGTGGTCAGCAGC tGCACGAGGTCTGCAGAGCTGGTTGGCACCTTCGTTAGCCCGGAGGTGTTTCTGAAGCTGATCTTGTCGACACTGAGGAAGTCACCCTCGCCCTCTGGCCTCCTGGTCCTTGCCTCCCTCATCCAAGGCTGCCCGAGGGAGGCTCTGCGGCCACACGTGAAGGTCATCGCCATGGAGCTGGCGCAGGCTCACATCTGCCAAGGGTCTGAAAAT CGCCTGTACGGCGAGCGCCTGCTGCAGTGCGTGCAGGCCGTGGTGTCCGCGGGCCGGGAGGACTGCCGAGGGGCCGGCGAGCCGCTCCTGGAGGTGCTGGTGACCGTGCTGGCGCTGTGGGGGCCCACGGGCCTCGGCGACAAG GTTCAGGAGACGCTGGCCGCGCTGGCTGCGGTGGAGGGCATGGACGGCAGCCAGGACCTCTTCCGAGCACATGTGAGCCCCCTCCTGGAGTGGCTGGCTGCCTCGCACCGGGACTGGACCGGCCACTCCGTGGAGCTCCTGCAGTTGGACGTGGTGCTCAGCCACTCAG GCCCTGCCCTCGGAGAAGCCCTGCCCCAGCTGGTCCCCATCCTCAGGAGCTGCCTTCAGCCGGCCAGGGACCCAGCCATGCGCCTGAAGCTCTTCTCCACCCTGACGGGCGTGCTGCTGGGAGCCCCAGAGACGGTGGATTCACAGGG GCAGCTTCACGGCTACCTGGACACCCTGCTCCAGGACATCTTCGTCCCCAACCTGCAGTGGCATGCCGGGAGGACGGCCGCAGCCATCCGCACGGCGGCCGTGTCCTGCCTCTGGGCGCTTGTCAGCAGCGGGGCCCTGTCGGACGGGCAG ATACAGGACATGCAGGAAACATTGATGCCTCAAATTCTGACCACCCTGGAAGAAGATTCTCAGATGACTCGATTGATTTCATGCCGGATCATTAACCTGTTTTTAAAGACCTCTAATGGTGTGATTGACCCAGACAAACTCATCAAGATTTATCCTGGTAGGACATTCTGTCCCcggtcacgtgtgtgtgtgtttgacaaTTGTTTCTGTCGGAGGAAGAACGGGAAACGCTCCCTTTGCTTCTTGTCAG AACTCCTAAAGCGCCTGGACGACGTTTCTGACGATGTGAGGCTGGCAGCCACCTCCGCCCTGGTCACCTGGCTGCAGCGCGTCCAGAGCGAGGCCTCGAAGTGCTGCTACCAGAGCAGCGTCCGGCACCTGTACCGCGAGCTCCTCGTGTACCTCGACGACCCGGAGCACGCCGTCCAGGACGCGGTGCTGG AGGCCCTCAAAGCAGGCAGCGTCCTCTTCCCCGACCTCCTGGTGAAAGAGACAGAGGCTGTCCTCCACAAGCACCGCTCGCCCACCTACTGCGAGCAGCTCCTGCAGCACCTACAGGCCCTGCCGCCTGCCCAGTGA